The Paenibacillus sp. RUD330 genome has a segment encoding these proteins:
- the rny gene encoding ribonuclease Y, with amino-acid sequence MSPVIWWILIVLVVGAITFGIGYFVRKSIAEAKISSAEQAAVQIVEQAKKEADALKKETVLEAKDEIHKLRSEADKDIRERRNENQRLERRLLQKEESLDKKLEALERKEELVANKEKRIEETQDQIDSIYRQQQSELERISGLTTEDAKTIIFTNVEQEVRHETAQMIKEIEQQAKEEADKKARDIISLAIQRCAADHVAETTVSVVTLPNEEMKGRIIGREGRNIRALETLTGIDLIIDDTPEAVILSGFDPIRREIARTALEKLVADGRIHPARIEEMVEKSRREVDERIREYGEQATFEVGVHAIHPDLIKILGRLKYRTSYGQNVLKHSMEVAYLTGLMAAELGEDITLAKRAGLLHDIGKALDHEVEGSHVEIGVELARKYKEHPVVINSIASHHGDCEATSVIAMLVGAADALSAARPGARRETLETYIKRLEKLEAISESFDGVEKSYAIQAGREVRVMVQPEKVDDTEAFRLARDITKKIEGELDYPGHIKVTVIRETRAVEYAK; translated from the coding sequence ATGAGCCCCGTTATTTGGTGGATCTTGATCGTTCTCGTTGTTGGCGCGATTACCTTTGGGATTGGTTACTTCGTCCGAAAGTCGATCGCCGAGGCTAAGATTTCCAGTGCAGAGCAGGCTGCCGTCCAAATCGTCGAGCAGGCGAAGAAGGAAGCGGATGCCCTGAAGAAGGAAACCGTGCTGGAAGCGAAAGACGAAATCCATAAACTCCGTTCTGAAGCGGACAAAGACATTCGGGAGAGACGCAACGAGAATCAGCGTCTCGAAAGACGGCTGCTGCAAAAAGAGGAGTCACTGGATAAAAAACTAGAAGCACTCGAACGCAAAGAAGAATTGGTAGCCAACAAGGAGAAACGAATCGAAGAAACACAGGATCAGATCGACTCCATCTACAGGCAGCAACAGAGCGAGCTCGAACGGATCTCCGGCCTGACCACGGAGGATGCCAAGACCATCATCTTCACCAACGTGGAGCAGGAAGTCCGCCACGAAACTGCTCAGATGATCAAGGAAATCGAGCAGCAGGCGAAGGAAGAGGCGGACAAGAAGGCGCGCGACATCATTTCGCTGGCTATCCAGCGCTGCGCCGCCGATCATGTGGCGGAGACGACCGTATCCGTCGTCACGCTGCCGAACGAAGAAATGAAGGGCCGGATCATCGGCCGGGAAGGCCGCAACATCCGCGCACTGGAAACTTTGACGGGTATCGATCTTATCATCGACGATACGCCGGAAGCGGTCATCTTGTCCGGCTTCGATCCTATCCGGCGTGAAATCGCCCGCACCGCACTTGAGAAGCTCGTTGCGGACGGACGTATTCACCCGGCTCGAATTGAAGAGATGGTGGAGAAATCCCGCCGCGAGGTGGACGAGCGGATCCGCGAGTATGGGGAGCAGGCTACTTTCGAAGTGGGCGTGCACGCCATCCACCCGGATCTCATCAAGATTCTCGGCCGCCTGAAGTACCGGACGAGCTACGGCCAGAACGTGCTCAAGCACTCCATGGAAGTCGCGTATCTGACCGGGCTGATGGCCGCCGAGCTGGGCGAGGACATCACGCTCGCCAAGCGCGCCGGACTGCTGCATGACATCGGCAAGGCTCTGGACCATGAAGTGGAAGGCTCCCACGTCGAGATCGGCGTCGAGCTGGCCCGCAAGTACAAGGAGCATCCGGTCGTCATCAACAGCATCGCATCCCATCATGGCGACTGCGAAGCGACTTCCGTCATCGCGATGCTCGTCGGAGCGGCAGACGCCTTGTCCGCAGCACGCCCTGGCGCACGCCGCGAGACGCTGGAGACGTACATCAAGCGTCTGGAGAAGCTGGAAGCCATCTCCGAATCGTTCGACGGCGTCGAGAAATCGTACGCCATCCAAGCCGGACGCGAAGTCCGCGTCATGGTTCAGCCGGAAAAGGTCGACGATACCGAGGCGTTCCGCCTCGCCAGAGACATCACGAAAAAGATCGAAGGCGAGCTCGATTATCCGGGACATATCAAGGTCACGGTCATTCGGGAAACGCGCGCGGTCGAATACGCCAAGTAA
- a CDS encoding DUF3243 domain-containing protein, whose protein sequence is MSTVLSSFEGWKEFLSDRVEQGKKMGLTEETLGNLAYEIGSFLDEKVDPKNEEQRVLKEIWDVGDEEERKTIARLMVKLVNHG, encoded by the coding sequence ATGTCTACTGTACTTTCGAGCTTTGAAGGATGGAAGGAATTTCTGTCCGACCGCGTGGAGCAGGGCAAAAAGATGGGGCTTACCGAGGAGACTCTCGGCAACCTCGCTTATGAGATCGGATCTTTCCTCGATGAGAAGGTCGATCCGAAAAACGAAGAGCAGCGCGTGCTGAAGGAGATCTGGGACGTCGGAGACGAGGAAGAGCGCAAGACGATTGCCCGCCTCATGGTGAAGCTGGTCAATCACGGTTAA
- a CDS encoding TIGR00282 family metallophosphoesterase: protein MKVMFIGDIVGNVGRTALRKALPALRSKYNPDIIIVNGENAAAGRGITAAIAKEFFDWGVNGITMGNHTWDNRDIFEWIDDEERIVRPANFSPQSPGRGAAVIKVNGKKLGILNLQGRTFLPPNDDPFRVADEQLELLQEETRCVMVDFHAEATSEKIAMGWYLDGRAGLVVGTHTHVQTNDDRILPGGTAYLTDVGMTGPMDGILGMERNAVLHKFLTGLPSRFIVDEGDWHLHGLIVHMDETTGQAAKLEKIRLTETSLAMY, encoded by the coding sequence TTGAAAGTCATGTTCATCGGAGACATCGTCGGCAACGTCGGCCGCACGGCGCTGCGCAAGGCACTGCCCGCTCTCCGGTCCAAATACAATCCCGACATCATCATCGTGAACGGCGAGAATGCGGCGGCGGGCAGGGGAATAACGGCCGCGATCGCCAAAGAGTTTTTTGATTGGGGCGTCAACGGCATTACGATGGGCAACCACACCTGGGACAACCGGGACATCTTCGAGTGGATCGACGATGAGGAGCGGATCGTCCGTCCGGCCAACTTCTCGCCGCAATCGCCCGGCCGCGGAGCGGCCGTCATCAAGGTGAACGGCAAGAAGCTCGGCATTCTGAACTTGCAGGGCAGGACATTCCTGCCGCCGAATGACGATCCGTTCCGTGTCGCGGACGAGCAGCTGGAGCTGCTGCAAGAAGAAACGCGCTGCGTCATGGTCGACTTCCATGCGGAGGCGACATCCGAGAAAATCGCGATGGGCTGGTATCTCGACGGCAGGGCGGGTCTGGTCGTCGGCACGCATACCCATGTGCAGACGAACGACGACCGGATCCTGCCGGGCGGAACCGCCTATCTGACGGATGTAGGGATGACCGGACCGATGGACGGCATCCTCGGAATGGAGCGGAACGCCGTGCTGCACAAGTTCCTGACCGGCCTTCCGTCGAGATTTATCGTGGATGAAGGCGACTGGCATCTGCACGGACTCATCGTCCACATGGACGAAACGACCGGGCAGGCCGCGAAGCTGGAGAAAATTCGATTGACCGAGACGTCTCTAGCGATGTACTGA
- a CDS encoding dipeptidase, with protein MKHPVLGVADLHCDVLSKLLRNPELDVCQAAGGSGSRQLDVTLDRQLAAGYMLQAYAIYLTESRPKTFDAVLRSIDLFYEKIVSNDAYRFVGTRQELERSLAARRIAAVLTLEGADGLEGDFAMLRLARRLGVRMLGLTWNYGNWAADGVMEERQGGLTEKGRQLVRHCNELDIILDVSHLTEKGFWELADRTERPFIASHSNAKSVCAHPRNLTDDQLRAVIALGGRIGMTYVPYFVSSAEQVRISDILRHIEHICALGGEKHIMLGSDFDGIELYVQGLRHPGDVRSLRSALVSEFGARQAAAFMNGNAISFLLSELPSE; from the coding sequence ATGAAACACCCTGTACTCGGAGTTGCGGATCTGCATTGCGACGTGCTCAGCAAGCTGCTGAGAAACCCGGAGCTCGACGTCTGCCAAGCCGCTGGCGGCTCCGGCAGCAGGCAGCTCGATGTGACGCTTGACCGTCAGCTGGCCGCAGGCTATATGCTTCAGGCCTATGCGATTTATTTGACGGAAAGCAGGCCGAAGACATTCGACGCCGTTCTCCGCAGCATCGACCTCTTTTACGAAAAGATCGTCTCCAATGATGCCTACCGGTTCGTAGGAACCAGGCAGGAGCTTGAGCGCAGCCTTGCCGCACGCCGGATCGCCGCCGTCCTGACGCTGGAAGGAGCGGACGGGCTGGAGGGCGACTTCGCGATGCTGCGTCTTGCGCGCCGGCTGGGAGTCCGCATGCTTGGCCTGACCTGGAACTACGGGAACTGGGCAGCGGACGGAGTCATGGAAGAACGGCAAGGCGGACTCACGGAAAAAGGGCGGCAGCTCGTCCGGCATTGCAACGAGCTCGACATCATTTTGGATGTGTCGCATTTGACGGAAAAAGGGTTCTGGGAGCTGGCGGACCGGACAGAGAGGCCGTTCATCGCCTCGCATTCCAACGCGAAGTCGGTCTGCGCCCATCCGAGAAACCTGACCGACGATCAGCTTCGGGCTGTCATTGCGCTGGGGGGAAGGATCGGCATGACCTACGTGCCTTATTTCGTCAGCAGCGCGGAGCAGGTGCGGATCAGCGACATCCTTCGGCATATCGAGCATATATGCGCCTTGGGAGGAGAGAAGCACATCATGCTGGGGTCCGACTTCGACGGCATCGAGCTGTATGTGCAGGGCCTTCGGCATCCCGGCGACGTCCGCTCGCTGCGCTCCGCTCTCGTCAGCGAGTTCGGAGCGCGGCAAGCCGCGGCTTTCATGAACGGCAACGCGATTTCCTTCCTTCTGAGCGAGCTGCCGTCGGAATGA
- a CDS encoding competence/damage-inducible protein A — translation MKAEIIAVGTELLLGQIVNTNARYLSQGLAALGIDVFFQTVVGDNASRLKEAISIAASRADLLVFTGGLGPTMDDLTKDVLAGMLGRKLVIHEPSLARMEAFFASRGAHMVESNLRQANSIEGSAALDNEAGLAVGNALEQDGIRYILLPGPPMEMKPMFEGPATSWILQEYGRGATLHSRILRFAGIGESKLEHELIDLIEAQTDPTIAPYAKEGEVTIRLSSKSPDEAEALKRIDDMAATIQSRVGSYLYAQEDIPLEEAVLRLLRDRRHRLSSAESCTGGLLAELITSRPGSSGEFLGGVVTYTNVLKHRLLGIPMEMLEGAGAPGAVSEATAALMAQRVSETTGSDWGVSITGVAGPGESEGKPVGLVYIGISRKGMEASVYTLQAGGSREMVRMRAAKHALYRLWTLLKES, via the coding sequence ATGAAAGCCGAAATCATTGCGGTCGGAACGGAACTGCTGCTTGGCCAAATCGTCAACACCAACGCGCGCTATTTGTCCCAAGGGCTGGCAGCCCTCGGCATCGACGTGTTTTTCCAGACGGTCGTCGGCGACAACGCCTCCCGGCTGAAAGAAGCCATCTCAATCGCTGCTTCCCGGGCCGATCTGCTCGTCTTCACGGGAGGCCTAGGGCCGACGATGGACGATCTCACCAAGGACGTGCTTGCCGGCATGCTCGGGCGCAAGCTGGTGATCCACGAGCCTTCCCTGGCGAGAATGGAAGCCTTCTTCGCGAGCCGCGGCGCCCATATGGTGGAGAGCAACCTCAGGCAGGCGAACTCGATCGAAGGAAGCGCCGCGCTGGACAACGAAGCGGGACTCGCCGTCGGCAACGCCCTTGAACAGGACGGCATCCGCTATATTCTGCTCCCCGGACCGCCGATGGAGATGAAACCGATGTTCGAGGGGCCCGCGACAAGCTGGATCCTTCAGGAATACGGCCGTGGAGCGACGCTTCACTCCCGCATCCTCCGATTTGCCGGCATCGGCGAATCCAAGCTGGAGCATGAGCTGATCGATCTCATCGAAGCGCAGACCGATCCGACGATCGCTCCTTACGCCAAGGAGGGAGAGGTGACGATCCGCCTGTCGTCCAAATCGCCGGATGAAGCGGAAGCTCTGAAGCGGATCGACGATATGGCCGCGACGATCCAGTCGAGGGTCGGCAGCTATCTGTATGCGCAGGAGGACATCCCGCTGGAGGAAGCGGTCCTGCGGCTTCTGCGCGACCGCCGGCACAGGCTGAGCAGCGCCGAGAGCTGCACCGGCGGGCTGCTCGCCGAGCTGATCACCTCGAGGCCCGGCAGCAGCGGAGAGTTCCTGGGAGGCGTCGTCACGTACACCAATGTGCTCAAGCATCGGCTGCTCGGCATTCCGATGGAGATGCTGGAGGGCGCGGGAGCGCCGGGGGCGGTAAGCGAGGCGACGGCAGCCTTGATGGCCCAGCGGGTGTCCGAGACGACCGGCAGCGACTGGGGCGTATCCATAACGGGCGTAGCGGGTCCAGGAGAGTCCGAGGGCAAGCCGGTCGGACTTGTCTACATCGGCATCTCGCGCAAGGGCATGGAGGCTTCCGTATACACGCTGCAAGCCGGCGGCAGCCGGGAAATGGTGCGGATGCGGGCGGCCAAGCACGCCTTGTACCGGCTGTGGACATTGCTGAAGGAATCCTGA
- a CDS encoding RodZ domain-containing protein, whose amino-acid sequence MSELGQTLRTAREEMGLSLDQVQEMTKIRKHYLTAIEEGNYAALPGSFYARAFVKNYAEAVGLNADELLNYYKNELPAAPAASAVEPAAAPQPPRKASTSRATSERVGKLGFSVLMWAFLALIVVLIWIFVIKPDRQTPTADETPITTNTPGPGQSPSPGDAAGGASPTPSLTPSPTPTPTPEGAVTFDRKSGKIDYYKTNGAVTIELSFTGTAWIEVRKGGPKGEFLYNKAAEAGDTLSVPVDDVIYLNTGRADNTEITVGGQLIDDGDRPSSKKIQFEPASGADASSGSGDADSAGTADGASGSDSENSH is encoded by the coding sequence ATGTCTGAATTGGGCCAAACCCTGCGCACGGCAAGGGAAGAAATGGGACTCTCCCTGGACCAGGTGCAGGAGATGACCAAAATCCGCAAGCATTACCTGACGGCGATCGAGGAAGGCAATTACGCCGCGCTTCCAGGCAGCTTTTATGCCCGTGCATTCGTCAAGAACTACGCGGAGGCGGTCGGCCTCAACGCCGACGAGCTTCTGAACTACTACAAGAACGAGCTTCCCGCGGCTCCGGCGGCCTCGGCTGTAGAGCCGGCTGCCGCCCCGCAGCCGCCGCGCAAGGCATCGACTTCGCGGGCGACCTCCGAACGGGTCGGCAAGCTGGGATTTTCCGTGCTGATGTGGGCTTTTCTGGCGCTGATCGTCGTCTTGATCTGGATTTTCGTCATTAAGCCGGATCGGCAAACGCCGACCGCAGACGAAACGCCGATCACGACGAATACGCCCGGCCCCGGACAATCGCCGTCTCCGGGAGACGCTGCCGGAGGGGCGAGCCCGACGCCTAGCCTGACTCCGTCGCCGACGCCGACCCCGACTCCGGAAGGGGCTGTCACGTTCGACCGCAAGTCGGGCAAGATCGATTACTACAAGACCAACGGAGCCGTCACCATTGAACTGAGCTTTACCGGCACCGCATGGATCGAGGTCCGCAAAGGCGGTCCCAAAGGCGAGTTCCTGTACAACAAGGCGGCCGAAGCCGGCGATACTCTGTCCGTACCGGTGGATGACGTCATTTACCTCAATACCGGACGCGCGGACAATACCGAGATTACGGTCGGCGGCCAGCTGATCGACGACGGAGACCGTCCAAGCTCGAAGAAGATCCAGTTTGAGCCGGCATCCGGAGCGGATGCGTCATCCGGGAGCGGCGATGCCGATTCGGCCGGAACAGCCGACGGCGCGAGCGGCTCCGATTCCGAGAACAGCCACTAG
- the pgsA gene encoding CDP-diacylglycerol--glycerol-3-phosphate 3-phosphatidyltransferase, translating into MNLANKITLARIFLVPVIMFFLLIRLDLGSFKFGDYQITYTQMIATLIFIIAASTDGLDGYLARKNKMVTNLGKLLDPLADKLLVAAVLISLVEMDKLSALFAIVIISREFAVTGLRQIALLEGSVLAASTWGKWKTGVQIAMIIVLLLNNFPGAFLDLPLDLILSWAAALITVWSGIDYFIKNRNLIPVE; encoded by the coding sequence GTGAATTTGGCCAACAAGATCACGCTTGCGCGTATTTTTCTCGTGCCTGTAATCATGTTCTTTTTGCTGATCCGTCTTGATCTGGGATCCTTTAAGTTCGGGGACTATCAAATTACGTACACGCAGATGATCGCCACGCTGATATTCATTATCGCGGCCAGCACGGATGGCCTGGACGGATATTTGGCCCGCAAGAACAAGATGGTGACCAATCTGGGCAAGCTGCTCGATCCGCTCGCCGACAAGCTGCTCGTCGCAGCCGTGCTTATTTCGCTGGTCGAGATGGACAAGCTGAGCGCTTTGTTCGCCATCGTCATCATCAGCCGCGAATTCGCCGTGACCGGCCTTCGGCAGATCGCTCTGCTGGAAGGCTCCGTACTCGCCGCAAGCACTTGGGGCAAGTGGAAGACAGGCGTCCAGATCGCCATGATCATTGTGCTGCTGCTCAACAACTTCCCGGGTGCATTCCTGGACCTGCCTCTGGATCTGATCCTGAGCTGGGCTGCCGCATTGATTACGGTATGGTCGGGCATCGACTACTTCATCAAAAACCGCAATCTTATCCCGGTTGAATAA
- a CDS encoding RecX family transcriptional regulator, translated as MQDSSEKVVTKVEPDSRKRSYYWICLDGNEEPEFSVHEDILVKYRLLKGSVLSSEELEGIQSEGDRYKAYASALYYAGFKMRTAKEMADYLKRKEYTEPDIRYAVERLQQEKVIDDRDYARMYAAQKVKSSQKGRRLIRQELEQRGVSKLTAGETIEALDVGAERDAAFKAAAKKWRSLKGEDRDKRLKLTGFLLRRGFQGDLVREAVRHVSEGEELETEGLWLDN; from the coding sequence ATGCAGGACAGCAGCGAGAAAGTCGTGACCAAGGTAGAGCCTGACTCCCGCAAACGTTCCTATTACTGGATCTGCCTGGACGGGAATGAGGAGCCGGAGTTTTCCGTCCATGAGGATATACTCGTCAAGTATAGGCTGCTCAAAGGGAGCGTTCTCAGCAGCGAGGAGCTGGAGGGAATCCAATCGGAGGGAGACCGGTATAAGGCTTATGCCTCAGCTCTGTATTATGCCGGATTCAAAATGAGGACGGCCAAGGAAATGGCGGACTATCTGAAGCGCAAGGAATACACGGAGCCGGATATCCGCTATGCGGTCGAACGGCTGCAGCAGGAGAAGGTCATCGATGACCGCGATTATGCGAGAATGTACGCCGCCCAGAAGGTGAAGAGCAGCCAGAAGGGGCGCCGGCTGATCCGTCAGGAGCTGGAGCAGCGCGGGGTGTCGAAGCTGACCGCCGGCGAGACGATCGAAGCGCTCGATGTCGGAGCCGAACGGGATGCGGCATTCAAGGCCGCGGCCAAGAAATGGCGGAGCCTAAAAGGCGAGGATCGCGATAAGCGGCTGAAGCTGACAGGATTTTTGCTGCGCCGCGGTTTCCAGGGCGATCTGGTCCGGGAGGCCGTGCGGCATGTGTCGGAAGGGGAGGAGCTGGAGACCGAAGGGCTCTGGCTTGACAATTGA
- a CDS encoding stage V sporulation protein S has product MEVLKVSAKSNPNSVAGALAGVLRERGAAELQAIGAGAINQAIKAVAIARGFVAPGGVDLICIPAFTDIVIDGEDRTAIKLIVEPR; this is encoded by the coding sequence ATGGAAGTATTGAAAGTTTCCGCTAAGTCCAATCCAAATTCCGTCGCAGGGGCACTGGCTGGAGTTCTAAGGGAACGTGGAGCTGCTGAGCTGCAAGCGATCGGGGCTGGAGCGATCAATCAGGCGATCAAGGCCGTGGCGATCGCTCGAGGTTTCGTCGCTCCCGGCGGGGTGGACCTCATCTGCATTCCCGCCTTCACCGATATCGTCATCGACGGCGAAGACCGCACAGCCATCAAGCTGATCGTAGAGCCGCGCTGA
- a CDS encoding YajQ family cyclic di-GMP-binding protein has product MSSENSFDIVSKVDLQELNNAIVQAEKEIENRFDFKGSKSSIKLEKEELVVQSDDEYKLKSVIDILQTKMIKRNVPIKNMDFGKIEAASLGTVRQRIKLKQGIGQDDAKKINILIRDSKLKVKSQIQGDQLRVTGKSRDDLQAVMALLRGANLELDLQYTNFR; this is encoded by the coding sequence ATGAGTTCCGAAAATTCGTTTGATATCGTATCGAAGGTCGATCTGCAGGAGCTGAACAACGCGATTGTCCAAGCGGAGAAGGAAATCGAGAACCGCTTTGATTTTAAAGGAAGCAAGAGCAGCATCAAGCTCGAGAAAGAAGAGCTGGTCGTCCAGTCGGACGACGAGTACAAGCTCAAGAGCGTCATCGACATTCTCCAGACCAAGATGATCAAGCGGAACGTCCCGATCAAGAATATGGACTTCGGCAAGATCGAAGCCGCCTCGCTCGGCACCGTGCGCCAGCGCATCAAGCTGAAGCAGGGGATCGGCCAGGACGACGCCAAGAAGATCAATATCCTTATCCGCGACTCCAAGCTGAAAGTGAAGAGCCAGATCCAGGGAGACCAGCTGCGCGTGACCGGCAAGAGCCGCGACGACCTGCAGGCTGTCATGGCGTTGCTACGCGGCGCGAACCTCGAGCTGGACCTGCAGTACACGAATTTCCGGTAA
- the recA gene encoding recombinase RecA: protein MKDVDLLSDRRAALDMALRQIEKQFGKGSIMKLGESTHMTVETVSSGSLALDIALGIGGFPRGRVIEVYGPESSGKTTVALHAIAEVQRTGGQAAFIDAEHALDPLYASKLGVNIDELLLSQPDTGEQALEIAEALVRSGAVDVIVIDSVAALVPKAEIEGEMGDSHVGLQARLMSQALRKLSGAISKSKTIAIFINQLREKVGVMFGNPETTPGGRALKFYSSVRLDVRRIESIKQGNDVVGNRTRIKVVKNKVAPPFKQAEIDIMYGEGISRQGSIIDIGVEMDIVNKSGAWFSYNGDRLGQGRENAKQFLKDNPAVADTIDTKIREAHNLNAAAERAAAGINPPVEEDELDELELDV, encoded by the coding sequence ATGAAGGATGTGGATCTCTTGTCAGATCGCCGCGCAGCTTTAGATATGGCTCTCCGCCAGATTGAGAAACAATTCGGAAAAGGCTCCATTATGAAACTAGGCGAGTCCACGCATATGACCGTAGAGACGGTTTCCAGCGGTTCCCTCGCATTAGATATCGCACTCGGCATCGGCGGATTCCCGCGAGGCCGCGTCATCGAAGTATACGGTCCGGAATCCTCCGGCAAGACGACGGTCGCTCTCCACGCGATCGCGGAAGTGCAGCGCACGGGCGGCCAAGCCGCCTTCATCGATGCGGAGCATGCGCTTGATCCGCTTTATGCGAGCAAGCTCGGCGTCAACATCGACGAGCTGCTGCTGTCGCAGCCGGATACCGGCGAGCAGGCTCTCGAGATCGCCGAGGCGCTCGTGCGCAGCGGCGCGGTAGACGTCATCGTCATCGACTCCGTCGCCGCTCTCGTGCCGAAGGCCGAGATCGAAGGCGAGATGGGCGATTCCCACGTCGGCCTTCAGGCGCGCCTCATGTCGCAGGCGCTGCGCAAGCTGTCCGGCGCCATCAGCAAGTCGAAGACGATCGCGATCTTCATCAACCAGCTTCGGGAGAAGGTCGGCGTCATGTTCGGCAATCCGGAGACGACTCCCGGCGGCCGCGCCCTGAAGTTCTACTCCAGCGTTCGTCTCGACGTGCGCCGCATCGAGAGCATCAAGCAAGGCAACGACGTCGTGGGCAACCGCACACGGATCAAAGTCGTGAAGAACAAGGTGGCGCCTCCGTTCAAGCAGGCGGAGATCGACATCATGTACGGAGAAGGCATTTCCCGTCAAGGCAGCATCATCGACATCGGCGTCGAGATGGACATCGTCAACAAAAGCGGCGCTTGGTTCAGCTACAACGGCGACCGTCTTGGTCAAGGCCGCGAGAATGCCAAGCAGTTTCTCAAGGACAACCCTGCCGTAGCGGATACGATCGATACCAAAATTCGCGAGGCGCATAACCTCAACGCTGCCGCCGAGCGGGCAGCCGCGGGTATCAATCCTCCTGTAGAGGAAGACGAGCTGGACGAGCTGGAGCTGGACGTTTAA
- a CDS encoding DUF3388 domain-containing protein — MESKQWYMEYKIHKNRPGLLGDIASLLGMLNVNIITINGVEDRTRGMLLQTNDDEKIEILGKMLAKVENITVNKLRPPSLVDRLAVRHGRYIERDSDDRKTFRFTRDELGLLVDFLGEIFKRDGNQVIGLRGMPRVGKTESIIAGSVCSNKRWTFVSSTLLRQTVRSQLSTEEMNPDNIFIIDGIVSTIRSNERHHALLQEIMEMPSTKVIEHPDIFIRESNYDYSTFTTIIELRNTPDEEISYDSFTVNYNDF, encoded by the coding sequence ATGGAATCCAAACAGTGGTATATGGAGTACAAAATACATAAGAACCGGCCTGGCCTGCTTGGGGATATCGCCTCCCTGCTCGGCATGCTCAACGTCAACATCATTACGATCAACGGGGTGGAGGACCGCACCCGCGGCATGCTGCTCCAGACCAACGACGACGAGAAGATCGAGATTCTCGGCAAGATGCTTGCCAAGGTCGAGAACATCACCGTCAACAAGCTGCGTCCTCCGAGCCTGGTGGATCGGCTCGCGGTGCGTCACGGACGTTATATCGAACGGGATTCGGATGATCGAAAAACCTTCCGCTTCACGCGGGACGAGCTCGGGCTGCTGGTCGATTTCCTCGGCGAGATCTTCAAGCGGGACGGCAACCAGGTCATCGGGCTGCGCGGCATGCCGCGGGTCGGCAAGACGGAATCCATCATCGCCGGCAGCGTCTGCTCCAACAAGCGCTGGACGTTCGTTTCCTCCACGCTGCTCCGCCAGACGGTCCGCAGCCAGCTGTCGACCGAGGAAATGAATCCCGACAACATCTTCATCATCGACGGCATCGTCAGCACGATCCGCTCCAACGAGCGCCATCACGCCCTTCTCCAGGAAATCATGGAGATGCCTTCGACCAAGGTCATCGAGCATCCGGACATCTTTATCCGCGAATCCAATTATGATTACAGCACTTTTACGACGATTATCGAGCTTCGCAATACGCCGGACGAAGAAATCTCCTATGATTCCTTCACCGTCAATTATAACGATTTTTAA